A segment of the Dissulfuribacter thermophilus genome:
AATCTGGGAAAACGACAATGAAAGTGCAAAGATGAAGACCTATAAGGGAGTGATTCAGGGTTACAATGGCCTGGCCATGGTAGATGCCAAGCATCAGGTGATAGTACATGCAGAGGCCTTTGGAAATGGGCAAGAGCAACACCTATTAGAGCCCATTATAGAGGGGGCCAGTAAGACCTATAAGGTGCTGTCTTCTGACAAAGATATTTTTAAAAAAGTAAAGTTGACTGCTGATGCTGGATTTCACACAAAGAAGAACATGGAGATGGTCTTCAGCCAGGGGATAGATGCCTATATAGCAGACAGACATTTTCGCAAACGAGATCCCAGGTTCAAGAACCAAGATCGTTTCAAACAAAGAGCTCGAAAGGAGAGAAAATCCCGCTTGTTCACGCCCAGAGATTTTATTTTTGATATGGAGCAACAGAGCTGTATCTGTTCTGCCGAGAAACATCTCTATGTAAAGAACAAGAATTTTGTAACTAGAAATGGTTACAAGGCCATAGCTTTTATGGGTAAAAAGACCGAATGCAGGGTCTGTAAGCTTCGTGAGCTATGTCTGAGATATCCCGACAGGACCGAGGCTCGGCAGGTACACTTTTTTTTATGGCAAGGAGAATAGTGCAGGCAGCACCTTCATAGAAAAGATGAAGTGGAAGATAAATTCAAGCCTTGGCCGTTTGGTTTACAGTAAGCGCATAGGTACAGTGGAACCTGTATTTGCCCACATCTGTTCAGTGCTTGGTCTGAACCGTTTTCCCCTTCGAGGCAAGCACAAGGTGAACACCCAGTGGCTTCTTTACTGCATAGTGCACAATATCATCATAATCCACCGATTTGCACCTGGATTTACTTGATAGGAATATCTTGAACATGAGATGAAGTTGTTATAAAAAAGAAAAAATATGGATGGAGTTGGGTTCCTCACGGTTCCCACCGTTATTCCTGTAACTAGATTTTTTGAAGGAAATAGATTTCCAGAAAGGAATCAGCCTGGAATTTATATTTTTATACAGACTCGTTGGCCGGAAAATGTCGATGCAGATGAAATCTAAACTCACACCATATTATATTGATCTAGTTTATGATGCCTGCCTTAAATCTTTCTGGCGAAAGAAAACGCTACGTAATTTTTTAAAACGTTGTGGGATTTCCGATTCCTTTTTGGCGAGCTGGGCTCCTGATGAAACAAAAAGAGATTTTTTGGACAGGCTTTTTGAAAAATTGCCTCGAACAGAAAAAGGCAGAGCTGCATTGTTGCAAATTGCAAAATATCTTATGGAGCAAAGGACATTTCCTGATTTGGAAAACTGGGAAGATTCATC
Coding sequences within it:
- a CDS encoding transposase, yielding MKWKINSSLGRLVYSKRIGTVEPVFAHICSVLGLNRFPLRGKHKVNTQWLLYCIVHNIIIIHRFAPGFT
- a CDS encoding transposase produces the protein MKTYKGVIQGYNGLAMVDAKHQVIVHAEAFGNGQEQHLLEPIIEGASKTYKVLSSDKDIFKKVKLTADAGFHTKKNMEMVFSQGIDAYIADRHFRKRDPRFKNQDRFKQRARKERKSRLFTPRDFIFDMEQQSCICSAEKHLYVKNKNFVTRNGYKAIAFMGKKTECRVCKLRELCLRYPDRTEARQVHFFLWQGE